The Gordonia sp. KTR9 genome contains a region encoding:
- a CDS encoding homoserine dehydrogenase, whose amino-acid sequence MTGSVENTSGATEVDTRTIGVAVLGMGNVGAEVVRIITDNADDLRARVGAPVEIRGVAVRDLGRPRKIAQELLSDDPASLVARDDVDIVVELMGGIDPARGLIRSALESGKSVVTANKALLSEYTGELATAAAEAKVDLYFEAAVAGAIPVIRPLMQSLAGDTVERVNGIVNGTTNFILSAMDETGADYADTLAEAGRLGYAEADPTADVEGYDAAAKAAILASIAFHTRVTAADVHREGISSVTAADLVAAKKFDCTIKLLSICERVRDANGSQRISARVYPALIPLTHPLATVNGAFNAVVVEAENAGRLMFYGQGAGGAPTASAVLGDMVMAARNRVHGGRGPLESTYASLPVAPIDDVLTRYYISMRVEDRPGVLAQVAGEFTKRSVSIAAVRQEGAGDDARLIVVTHRAPDRAQSDCVAALEDMDAVIKVSSVLRLEGTDD is encoded by the coding sequence GTGACCGGATCAGTGGAGAACACCAGCGGCGCAACCGAGGTGGACACACGCACCATCGGTGTAGCGGTGCTCGGAATGGGCAACGTGGGCGCCGAGGTGGTGCGCATCATCACCGACAACGCCGATGATCTCCGTGCGCGCGTCGGGGCGCCGGTGGAGATCCGCGGGGTCGCGGTGCGCGATCTGGGGCGCCCGCGCAAGATCGCGCAGGAGTTGTTGTCCGACGACCCCGCATCCCTCGTCGCCCGCGACGACGTCGACATCGTCGTCGAGCTGATGGGTGGCATCGACCCGGCCCGCGGCCTGATCCGCTCCGCGCTCGAGAGCGGGAAATCGGTGGTCACCGCCAACAAGGCGCTGCTCTCGGAGTACACCGGCGAACTCGCGACCGCCGCGGCCGAGGCCAAGGTGGACCTCTACTTCGAGGCCGCTGTCGCCGGTGCCATCCCGGTCATCCGGCCGCTGATGCAGTCGCTCGCGGGCGACACCGTGGAGCGGGTCAACGGAATCGTTAACGGCACCACCAACTTCATCCTCTCCGCGATGGACGAGACGGGCGCCGACTACGCCGACACCCTCGCCGAGGCCGGGCGGCTCGGATACGCCGAAGCCGACCCGACAGCCGATGTCGAGGGCTACGACGCCGCGGCCAAGGCGGCCATCCTCGCCTCGATCGCCTTCCACACCCGGGTGACGGCAGCCGACGTCCACCGCGAGGGGATCTCGTCGGTCACCGCCGCCGACTTGGTCGCGGCCAAGAAGTTCGACTGCACGATCAAGCTGCTCTCGATCTGCGAGCGGGTCCGCGATGCCAATGGCTCGCAGCGCATCTCCGCGCGCGTGTACCCCGCGCTCATTCCGCTGACCCATCCGCTGGCGACGGTGAACGGCGCGTTCAACGCCGTCGTCGTGGAGGCGGAGAACGCCGGGCGGCTGATGTTCTACGGCCAGGGCGCGGGAGGTGCGCCGACGGCGTCGGCCGTTCTCGGCGACATGGTCATGGCCGCTCGCAACCGCGTGCACGGTGGCCGGGGACCCCTCGAGTCGACCTACGCCTCGCTGCCCGTCGCCCCGATCGACGACGTTCTCACCCGCTACTACATCTCCATGCGGGTGGAGGACCGGCCGGGTGTGCTCGCACAGGTGGCCGGCGAGTTCACCAAGCGGTCGGTGAGCATCGCCGCGGTGCGCCAGGAGGGCGCGGGCGACGACGCCCGGCTGATCGTGGTGACCCACCGCGCGCCCGACCGTGCGCAATCGGATTGTGTTGCGGCGCTTGAAGACATGGACGCCGTCATCAAGGTGTCGAGTGTGTTGCGATTGGAAGGTACCGATGACTGA
- the thrB gene encoding homoserine kinase, which yields MLSVSADGPGRPVVGSDADGDVTGSASAAGTVPVGLSTRVRVPASSANLGPGFDCLGMALGIYDEVVVETVEEGVALEVEGEGAGDVPRDASHLVVRALNRGLAHAGLRAPGLKLRCINQIPHSRGLGSSAAAAVSGLAAASGLITAAGLGPGLSLDELVQLSSEFEGHPDNAAASVLGSAVLTWTESADGVASYHAHRLTVHPDICATVFVPDTESSTSFTRGLLPDAVPRADAVFNLSRSALAVVALTADPRNLMAASQDRLHQPYRASAMAPTSDLVTALRARGHAATVSGAGPTVLVLGTAPVPSDIRQLAQGLGFEARSVAVAGGVEISVG from the coding sequence ATGCTCTCGGTGTCGGCTGACGGGCCCGGCCGTCCGGTCGTCGGATCGGACGCCGACGGCGACGTGACCGGTTCCGCATCTGCGGCGGGTACGGTGCCGGTCGGGTTGTCGACGAGGGTCCGGGTGCCGGCGTCGAGTGCCAACCTCGGGCCCGGATTCGACTGTCTGGGAATGGCTCTGGGGATCTACGACGAGGTGGTCGTCGAGACCGTCGAAGAGGGTGTCGCCCTCGAGGTCGAGGGGGAGGGTGCCGGTGACGTGCCCCGCGACGCATCGCACCTCGTCGTGCGCGCGCTCAACCGTGGACTGGCACACGCCGGTCTCCGCGCACCCGGGCTGAAGTTGCGCTGCATCAACCAGATCCCGCACTCCCGGGGTCTGGGGTCGTCCGCCGCCGCCGCGGTCTCGGGTCTGGCCGCCGCGTCGGGACTGATCACCGCCGCCGGTCTCGGACCCGGACTGTCGCTCGACGAACTGGTACAGCTGTCCAGCGAATTCGAGGGCCATCCCGACAACGCCGCCGCGAGTGTGCTCGGCTCGGCGGTCCTCACGTGGACCGAATCCGCCGACGGGGTCGCGTCGTATCACGCACACCGGCTCACCGTGCATCCCGACATCTGTGCGACCGTCTTCGTCCCCGACACCGAATCGTCGACGTCCTTCACCCGCGGACTGCTGCCGGATGCGGTCCCGCGTGCCGACGCCGTGTTCAACCTGAGCCGTTCGGCGCTCGCGGTGGTGGCGCTGACGGCCGACCCACGCAACCTCATGGCCGCGTCCCAGGACCGCCTGCACCAGCCGTACCGTGCTTCGGCGATGGCGCCGACGAGCGACCTCGTCACCGCCCTGCGAGCCCGCGGACACGCCGCGACGGTGTCCGGAGCCGGGCCGACCGTCCTCGTGCTCGGTACCGCGCCGGTACCGTCGGACATCCGCCAGCTGGCGCAGGGCCTCGGATTCGAGGCCCGTTCGGTGGCCGTCGCCGGCGGAGTCGAGATCTCCGTCGGCTGA
- the prfA gene encoding peptide chain release factor 1 has product MSTQSPSAIDDILAEHSGLERQLADPALHDDPTAARRVGKRFAELAPVMATYTRLKAAREDLEAARELAADDASFAAEIPALEKTVDELDATLTDLLAPRDPHDADDVVLEIKSGAGGEESALFASDLARMYLKYCERHGWKAQVLGVTESDLGGYKEATFSIKSKEAVRDGVWSRLKFEGGVHRVQRVPVTESQGRIHTSAAGVLIYPEPEEVAEVTIDESELRIDVYRSSGKGGQGVNTTDSAVRITHLPTGIVVTCQNERSQLQNKARAMQVLAARLQSAAEEEAEAAAAQGRAAQIRTVDRSERIRTYNFPENRITDHRIGYKANNLDAVLAGDMDNLLDALVAADRQARMEAEQTP; this is encoded by the coding sequence ATGAGTACCCAGAGTCCCTCGGCCATCGACGACATCCTCGCCGAGCACTCGGGCCTCGAACGTCAGCTGGCCGACCCGGCCCTGCACGACGATCCGACTGCGGCTCGTCGCGTGGGCAAGCGATTCGCCGAGCTCGCGCCGGTCATGGCGACCTACACCCGGCTGAAGGCGGCGCGCGAGGATCTCGAGGCCGCGCGCGAACTGGCCGCCGACGACGCATCGTTCGCCGCCGAGATCCCCGCGCTCGAGAAGACCGTCGACGAGCTCGACGCCACCCTGACCGACCTGCTGGCCCCGCGCGACCCCCACGACGCCGACGACGTGGTCCTGGAGATCAAATCCGGTGCCGGCGGCGAAGAGTCGGCGCTGTTTGCGTCGGACCTGGCCCGCATGTACCTCAAATACTGTGAGCGACACGGGTGGAAAGCGCAGGTCCTCGGCGTCACCGAGTCCGATCTCGGCGGGTACAAAGAGGCCACCTTCTCGATCAAGTCCAAGGAGGCCGTCCGCGACGGGGTGTGGTCGCGGCTGAAGTTCGAGGGTGGCGTGCATCGCGTCCAGCGCGTACCGGTCACCGAGTCGCAGGGGCGGATCCACACGTCGGCGGCCGGGGTGCTGATCTACCCGGAGCCCGAAGAGGTCGCCGAGGTGACGATCGACGAATCCGAACTGCGCATCGACGTCTACCGCTCGTCCGGCAAGGGCGGTCAGGGCGTGAACACCACCGACTCGGCGGTGCGGATCACCCACCTGCCCACCGGGATCGTCGTCACCTGCCAGAACGAGCGCTCCCAGCTGCAGAACAAGGCCCGGGCGATGCAGGTCCTCGCCGCCCGTCTCCAGTCCGCGGCCGAGGAGGAAGCCGAGGCCGCGGCAGCGCAGGGACGCGCCGCGCAGATCCGCACCGTGGACCGGTCCGAACGGATCCGCACCTACAACTTCCCCGAGAACCGCATCACCGACCACCGCATCGGATACAAGGCGAACAATCTCGACGCGGTGCTCGCCGGTGACATGGACAACCTCCTCGACGCGCTCGTCGCCGCGGACCGCCAGGCCCGCATGGAAGCCGAACAGACGCCGTGA
- a CDS encoding N5-glutamine methyltransferase family protein, producing MTGTPTPRSDELRAATARLADAGIDSARRDAEWLMAHVLGIDTGRLVLVDTIDDAPARAFRSAVEQRAQRIPLQHIIGTAAFGPVELAVGPGVFVPRPETEYLLEWAVGHLRVTPGTAADFCSGSGALAIGIAAMSPATRVVAVEADEDALVWLRRNVADTAQTIGSRVDVVAADVTDPEQVAESIPAGTVSVLVTNPPYVPLDAAVGPEVAHDPPRAVFGGADGMSVIVPMVPVIARTLAPGGVVGIEHDDTTADSVVACLHAHGDFDEVTRHADLTGRPRFVTARRR from the coding sequence GTGACCGGCACGCCGACCCCGAGGTCGGACGAACTGCGGGCGGCGACCGCCCGTCTCGCCGACGCCGGGATCGACTCCGCGCGCCGCGATGCCGAATGGCTGATGGCGCACGTGCTCGGGATCGACACGGGCCGGCTGGTCCTGGTGGACACGATCGATGACGCTCCGGCGCGCGCGTTCCGGTCGGCGGTCGAGCAGCGAGCGCAGCGGATTCCGTTGCAGCACATCATCGGAACCGCCGCATTCGGCCCGGTCGAACTCGCCGTCGGGCCGGGCGTGTTCGTCCCGCGACCGGAGACCGAGTATCTCCTCGAATGGGCGGTCGGCCACCTCCGCGTGACGCCGGGTACCGCTGCCGACTTCTGCAGCGGCAGTGGTGCACTGGCCATCGGTATCGCGGCGATGAGTCCCGCGACGCGGGTCGTTGCGGTCGAGGCCGACGAGGACGCCCTGGTGTGGTTGCGCCGCAACGTCGCCGACACTGCGCAGACGATCGGGTCGCGGGTCGACGTGGTCGCCGCCGACGTCACCGATCCCGAGCAGGTCGCGGAGTCCATCCCGGCCGGCACCGTGTCGGTCCTCGTCACGAACCCGCCCTATGTCCCACTCGATGCCGCGGTCGGACCCGAGGTCGCCCACGACCCGCCCCGCGCCGTCTTCGGCGGCGCCGACGGGATGTCGGTCATCGTGCCGATGGTGCCGGTCATCGCCCGCACGCTGGCCCCCGGCGGCGTCGTCGGGATCGAGCACGACGACACGACCGCGGACTCGGTGGTGGCGTGCCTGCACGCGCACGGCGACTTCGACGAAGTGACCCGGCACGCGGATCTGACGGGTCGGCCGAGGTTCGTGACGGCACGCCGACGGTAG
- a CDS encoding L-threonylcarbamoyladenylate synthase yields MSTVFDCNDPQNRSSGIRAAVGAAKAGRLVVMPTDTLYGVGCDAFDSDAVGALLAAKHRGRDMPVPVLVGSWHAIDGLVLSVPQPARDLIEAFWPGGLSLVVRQAPSLAWDLGDTDGTVMLRMPLHPVAIDVLREVGPMAVSSANVSGRPPATTADEAREQLGDEVAVYLDGGPAPAAQASTIVDVSGPSPRILREGAVSTEAVAEVLDTDPATLLSES; encoded by the coding sequence GTGAGCACTGTTTTCGACTGCAACGATCCACAGAACCGCTCCTCGGGGATTCGGGCGGCGGTCGGGGCGGCGAAGGCCGGACGGCTGGTCGTGATGCCCACCGACACGCTCTACGGAGTCGGTTGCGACGCCTTCGATTCCGACGCTGTCGGCGCGCTCTTGGCTGCCAAGCACCGTGGGCGCGACATGCCGGTCCCGGTCCTGGTGGGTTCCTGGCACGCGATCGACGGCCTGGTCCTCTCCGTTCCCCAGCCCGCGCGCGACCTGATCGAGGCGTTCTGGCCCGGTGGCCTGAGTCTGGTTGTCCGACAGGCGCCCTCGCTGGCGTGGGATCTCGGGGACACCGACGGCACGGTCATGCTCCGGATGCCGTTGCACCCGGTGGCGATCGACGTGCTGCGAGAGGTGGGTCCGATGGCCGTCTCGAGCGCCAACGTCTCGGGGCGTCCACCGGCGACGACCGCCGACGAGGCGCGCGAACAACTCGGGGACGAGGTCGCGGTGTATCTCGACGGCGGGCCCGCGCCGGCCGCGCAGGCGTCGACGATCGTCGACGTCTCCGGTCCGAGTCCGCGCATCCTGCGTGAGGGCGCCGTCTCGACGGAGGCGGTCGCCGAGGTGCTCGACACGGACCCGGCCACACTGCTCTCGGAGTCATGA
- a CDS encoding heme transporter, with translation MTDSTGDDPPARSDLEILLRTAGFGDSSVNHDVPAVAARLPGLAQVVGVTVAGPVIMNAVGVHDDPVSVGGPIRVDPHRIALRLNPSRLSSTLLSDPAAHVPPTLRLFDHRGNTAHATYLTENSDRLAFEAMALAGGAPGLDGPLSDSPAPQRTTPTASTGDDQLAQLDAILTDGGAARLRSLPRLDCPRTARVDNRAVIAALEHASRLGMTVTFATAAPGCMQMRQDRLDGAHEHRGQMVLASGATRVMINFDLVGECWVTWPHGVSGRTGSLEIYTRRGECALVVTQTGALAPALGQAWEHLTADLAG, from the coding sequence ATGACCGACTCCACCGGGGACGATCCGCCCGCCCGCAGCGATCTCGAGATCCTGCTGCGGACAGCCGGATTCGGAGACTCCTCGGTGAACCACGACGTCCCCGCGGTCGCTGCCCGACTACCGGGACTCGCCCAGGTCGTCGGCGTCACGGTCGCCGGTCCGGTGATCATGAACGCGGTCGGGGTCCACGACGACCCGGTCTCGGTCGGCGGTCCGATTCGGGTGGACCCACACCGAATAGCTCTGCGGCTCAATCCCTCTCGCTTGTCGTCGACGTTGCTCAGCGATCCCGCCGCCCACGTTCCGCCGACCCTGCGGTTGTTCGACCATCGCGGCAACACCGCTCACGCCACCTACCTGACCGAGAACTCCGATCGCCTGGCATTCGAGGCCATGGCGCTCGCCGGCGGAGCCCCGGGCCTGGACGGGCCACTCTCGGATTCGCCTGCGCCACAACGTACGACTCCGACGGCATCGACCGGCGACGACCAGCTCGCACAGCTCGACGCGATACTCACCGACGGTGGCGCCGCCCGGCTGAGGAGCCTCCCCCGCCTCGACTGTCCGCGCACCGCCCGCGTCGACAACCGCGCGGTGATCGCCGCGCTCGAGCACGCGTCACGGCTCGGGATGACGGTGACGTTCGCGACGGCGGCGCCGGGATGCATGCAGATGCGTCAGGATCGCCTCGACGGCGCCCACGAGCATCGGGGCCAGATGGTGCTGGCGTCGGGCGCCACCCGGGTGATGATCAATTTCGATCTGGTCGGCGAATGCTGGGTCACGTGGCCCCACGGGGTGTCGGGCCGTACCGGGTCACTGGAGATCTACACCCGGCGGGGTGAGTGCGCGCTGGTCGTGACCCAGACCGGAGCGCTTGCCCCGGCACTCGGCCAGGCCTGGGAGCACCTGACCGCCGATCTCGCCGGCTGA
- the thrC gene encoding threonine synthase, with translation MTEATSTPVHRAWPGLIEAYRSRLPVGDDWKVVTLLEGGTPLISAPHLSSLTGCEVYLKVEGLNPTGSFKDRGMTMAVSNAVNNGKTAVLCASTGNTSASAAAYATRAGITCAVLIPQGKIAMGKLAQAVMHGAKIIQVEGNFDDCLELARKATSEFTEIELVNSVNPARIEGQKTAAFEIVDVLGRAPDVHALPVGNAGNITAYWKGYTEYHADGVSSSVPRMLGVQAAGAAPLVNGAPVKDPETIATAIRIGSPASWNQAVAAKEESHGQFRAATDEKLLEAYRLVAGKEGVFVEPASAASVAGLLAASADGWIEPGSTVVCTVTGNGLKDPDTALAGIPEVEAIPVDPVAVANALGVG, from the coding sequence ATGACTGAAGCGACTTCTACGCCCGTCCACCGCGCGTGGCCCGGCCTGATCGAGGCATACCGGTCGCGGCTGCCTGTCGGCGACGACTGGAAGGTCGTCACGCTGCTCGAGGGCGGCACCCCGCTGATCAGCGCGCCGCACCTGTCGTCGCTGACCGGGTGCGAGGTGTACCTGAAGGTCGAGGGCCTCAACCCGACCGGTTCGTTCAAGGACCGCGGGATGACGATGGCCGTCAGCAATGCGGTCAACAACGGCAAGACCGCGGTCCTGTGCGCCTCGACCGGCAACACCTCGGCGTCGGCCGCCGCCTACGCCACCCGGGCCGGCATCACCTGCGCGGTGCTGATCCCGCAGGGCAAGATCGCGATGGGCAAGCTCGCGCAGGCGGTCATGCACGGCGCCAAGATCATCCAGGTCGAGGGCAACTTCGACGACTGCCTCGAGCTCGCGCGCAAGGCCACCTCCGAGTTCACCGAGATCGAGCTCGTCAATTCGGTGAATCCGGCGCGGATCGAGGGCCAGAAGACCGCCGCGTTCGAGATCGTCGACGTCCTGGGCCGCGCCCCCGACGTCCACGCGCTGCCGGTCGGGAACGCGGGCAACATCACCGCGTACTGGAAGGGTTACACCGAATACCACGCGGACGGCGTCTCGTCGTCGGTGCCGCGCATGCTCGGGGTGCAGGCCGCGGGCGCCGCGCCGCTGGTGAACGGTGCGCCGGTGAAGGACCCGGAGACCATCGCCACCGCCATCCGCATCGGGTCCCCGGCCAGCTGGAACCAGGCCGTCGCGGCGAAAGAGGAGTCGCACGGCCAGTTCCGCGCGGCCACCGACGAGAAGCTGCTCGAGGCCTACCGCCTTGTCGCAGGCAAGGAGGGCGTGTTCGTCGAGCCGGCCTCGGCTGCCAGCGTCGCGGGTCTGCTCGCGGCCAGCGCCGATGGCTGGATCGAGCCGGGATCGACCGTGGTGTGCACGGTGACCGGCAACGGCCTGAAGGACCCCGACACCGCCCTGGCGGGCATCCCGGAGGTCGAGGCCATTCCGGTGGATCCGGTGGCGGTCGCGAATGCTCTCGGTGTCGGCTGA
- the rpmE gene encoding 50S ribosomal protein L31, which yields MKQGIHPEYATTTVVCGCGNTFETRSTAANGRINVEVCSQCHPFYTGKQKILDTGGRVARFEKRYGKRAK from the coding sequence ATGAAGCAGGGAATCCACCCCGAGTACGCGACGACCACCGTCGTCTGCGGCTGCGGCAACACCTTCGAGACCCGCAGCACCGCTGCCAACGGTCGGATCAACGTCGAGGTCTGCTCGCAGTGCCACCCGTTCTACACGGGCAAGCAGAAGATCCTCGACACCGGCGGCCGCGTTGCCCGGTTCGAGAAGCGCTACGGCAAGCGCGCCAAGTAG
- the rho gene encoding transcription termination factor Rho: protein MTDTDLITAPAEQESAGSAGPDSGRPATKTRARTGLSGMVLSELRTVAGELGIKGTSGMRKGDLIAAIKERQAGGDAPAAKSGPTRSKAGSSKPAAADEQLTIGGDSPAPAGGETAEKADAPRGTRTQRGAGRKAADADAPISAEAPAGDSTPADNKTDSPSTDGVAKNATTSDAPAADAAKGGSAPEADSTEAGAGRDRRRGRDGAGDAAADSDGGEQRTRRNRNQNRDNQNRDGGQNRDNQNRDGGGQNRDKQNRDGGQNRDNQNRDNQNRDGGQNRDGGQDRDDDGEGGGRRRGRRFRERRRGQNRDTPNEPQVSDDDVLQPVAGILDVLDNYAFVRTSGYLAGPNDVYVSMNLVRKNGLRRGDAITGAVKVPREGDQQNQRQKFNPLVRLDTINGGDVETAKRRPEFNKLTPLYPNQRLRLETTPERLDTRVIDLIMPIGKGQRALIVSPPKAGKTTILQDIANAIATNNPECHLMVVLVDERPEEVTDMQRSVKGEVIASTFDRPPSDHTSVSELAIERAKRLVESGKDVVVLLDSITRLGRAYNNASPASGRILSGGVDSTALYPPKRFLGAARNIENGGSLTIIASALVETGSTGDTVIFEEFKGTGNAELKLDRKISERRVFPAVDVNLSSTRKDELLLSPEEFSIVHKLRRVLSGLDSQQAIDLLLSQLKKTKTNMEFLMSVQKTAPGAGND from the coding sequence GTGACCGATACGGACCTGATCACCGCACCTGCCGAGCAGGAATCCGCGGGTTCGGCCGGCCCCGACTCGGGACGACCGGCGACCAAGACACGTGCACGCACCGGCCTGTCCGGCATGGTGCTCAGCGAACTGCGGACCGTCGCCGGTGAACTCGGCATCAAGGGCACATCCGGGATGCGCAAGGGCGATCTGATCGCCGCCATCAAGGAGCGCCAGGCCGGCGGCGACGCCCCGGCCGCGAAGAGCGGCCCGACGCGGTCGAAGGCGGGCTCGTCGAAGCCTGCTGCGGCCGACGAGCAGCTGACCATCGGCGGCGACTCCCCGGCTCCCGCCGGTGGCGAGACGGCCGAGAAGGCCGACGCTCCCCGCGGGACGCGCACTCAGCGCGGTGCCGGCCGGAAGGCCGCCGATGCCGATGCACCGATCAGCGCCGAGGCGCCGGCCGGCGACAGCACGCCTGCCGACAACAAGACCGACAGCCCCAGCACCGATGGCGTCGCCAAGAACGCGACGACATCCGACGCCCCGGCCGCAGATGCCGCCAAGGGCGGCAGTGCCCCCGAGGCCGACTCGACGGAGGCCGGCGCGGGTCGTGACCGGCGTCGCGGGCGCGACGGCGCGGGCGACGCCGCAGCCGACTCCGACGGTGGTGAGCAGCGCACTCGTCGCAACCGCAACCAGAACCGCGACAACCAGAACCGCGATGGCGGTCAGAATCGCGACAACCAGAATCGCGACGGGGGCGGCCAGAACCGCGACAAGCAGAATCGCGACGGCGGTCAGAACCGCGACAACCAGAATCGCGACAACCAGAATCGCGATGGCGGTCAGAACCGCGACGGGGGCCAGGACCGCGATGACGACGGGGAGGGCGGCGGTCGCCGGCGCGGTCGCCGGTTCCGTGAGCGTCGCCGTGGCCAGAACCGCGACACCCCGAACGAGCCGCAGGTCTCCGACGACGACGTGTTGCAGCCCGTCGCCGGCATCCTCGACGTGCTCGACAACTACGCCTTCGTTCGCACGTCGGGTTATCTCGCGGGGCCGAACGACGTCTATGTGTCGATGAACCTCGTTCGCAAGAACGGACTTCGACGCGGCGACGCGATCACCGGCGCGGTGAAGGTGCCGCGCGAGGGCGACCAGCAGAACCAGCGCCAGAAGTTCAATCCGCTGGTGCGGCTGGACACCATCAACGGCGGCGACGTCGAGACCGCCAAGCGCCGCCCCGAGTTCAACAAGCTCACGCCGCTGTACCCGAACCAGCGCCTGCGGCTGGAGACCACTCCCGAGCGGCTCGACACCCGTGTGATCGACCTGATCATGCCGATCGGCAAGGGGCAGCGCGCCCTGATCGTGTCGCCGCCCAAGGCAGGTAAGACGACGATCCTGCAGGACATCGCCAACGCGATCGCCACCAACAACCCCGAATGCCACCTCATGGTCGTCCTCGTCGACGAGCGTCCCGAGGAGGTCACCGACATGCAGCGTTCGGTCAAGGGCGAGGTCATCGCGTCGACGTTCGATCGGCCGCCGTCAGATCACACCTCGGTGTCCGAGCTCGCGATCGAGCGCGCCAAGCGACTGGTCGAGAGCGGCAAAGACGTTGTGGTGCTGCTGGACTCGATCACGCGACTGGGTCGTGCGTACAACAACGCATCGCCCGCGTCGGGCCGAATCCTGTCGGGTGGTGTCGATTCGACCGCGCTGTATCCGCCGAAGCGGTTCCTCGGCGCGGCGCGCAACATCGAGAACGGCGGGTCGCTCACGATCATCGCGTCTGCGCTCGTCGAGACCGGCTCGACCGGCGACACTGTGATCTTCGAGGAGTTCAAGGGCACGGGCAATGCCGAGTTGAAGCTCGACCGCAAGATCTCCGAACGTCGGGTGTTCCCGGCCGTGGACGTGAACCTGTCGAGTACCCGTAAGGACGAGTTGCTGCTGTCGCCCGAGGAGTTCTCCATCGTGCACAAGCTGCGTCGTGTGCTCTCGGGTCTCGATTCCCAGCAGGCCATCGATCTGCTCCTCAGTCAGCTGAAGAAAACCAAGACGAACATGGAGTTCCTGATGTCGGTGCAGAAGACCGCACCGGGTGCGGGCAACGACTGA
- a CDS encoding sulfite reductase subunit alpha gives MYDAASTGSSLAVDTAPASPARRTGKTVRSPWNRRNPYPATVVTNEVLSGPGSAKEVRHLELDLGDSGISYEPGDGIGIAPANDPALVDLLLNRLGAAGDEIIADRKATYTLREALTSRYEICAPSKYLVRVVADRTGHPELCRLLDAGDPQALDAWLHGLDVLDLLHLDPTFTPTPEELLEELSPLAHREYSISSSPRVHGDTVHITMATVRYTVADRDRGGVCSTHLADRCAPGDTVPVFISPNKKFRLPAEDVSAIMIGPGTGIAPFRAFLHERAATGATGSNWLFFGDQHRAHDHLYAEELDRLVAGGVLDRLDLAFSRDQEHKVYVQDRMREHGSELLAWLESGAHLYVCGDAATMADDVDAALHEIVAEHGGLDAEAAAAYVERLRSDNRYLRDVY, from the coding sequence ATGTACGACGCCGCCTCCACCGGCAGCAGCCTCGCAGTCGACACCGCACCCGCCTCCCCTGCTCGCCGCACCGGCAAGACGGTGCGCTCGCCATGGAACCGGCGCAATCCCTACCCGGCGACGGTCGTGACGAACGAGGTGCTCTCCGGCCCCGGATCGGCCAAGGAGGTCCGGCATCTCGAACTCGACCTCGGCGACAGCGGCATCAGCTACGAGCCCGGCGACGGAATCGGCATCGCTCCCGCGAACGATCCGGCGCTCGTCGACCTGCTCCTCAACCGGCTCGGCGCTGCCGGCGACGAGATCATCGCCGACCGAAAGGCCACCTACACGCTGCGCGAGGCGCTGACCAGCAGGTACGAGATCTGCGCACCGTCGAAGTATCTGGTCCGGGTGGTCGCCGACCGCACCGGGCACCCCGAACTGTGCCGACTGCTCGACGCCGGCGACCCACAGGCACTCGACGCGTGGCTCCACGGGCTCGACGTCCTCGATCTCCTGCATCTCGACCCGACGTTCACCCCGACCCCCGAGGAACTGCTCGAGGAACTGAGTCCGCTGGCCCATCGGGAGTACTCGATCTCCTCGAGCCCCCGGGTCCACGGCGATACCGTGCACATCACGATGGCCACGGTGCGTTACACCGTCGCCGACCGGGATCGCGGAGGTGTCTGCTCGACGCACCTCGCCGACCGGTGCGCTCCCGGTGACACCGTGCCCGTCTTCATCTCCCCCAACAAGAAGTTCCGCCTGCCCGCGGAGGATGTGTCCGCCATCATGATCGGCCCGGGCACCGGCATCGCCCCCTTCCGGGCCTTCCTGCATGAGCGGGCCGCAACCGGTGCCACCGGCAGCAACTGGCTGTTCTTCGGTGACCAGCACCGTGCGCACGACCACCTGTACGCCGAGGAACTCGATCGCCTCGTCGCCGGCGGCGTGCTGGATCGGCTCGACCTCGCCTTCTCCCGCGACCAGGAACACAAGGTCTACGTCCAGGACCGGATGCGCGAGCACGGATCCGAGCTGCTCGCCTGGCTCGAGTCCGGCGCGCACCTGTACGTCTGCGGCGATGCCGCGACGATGGCCGACGACGTGGATGCGGCACTGCACGAGATCGTCGCCGAACACGGCGGTCTCGACGCCGAGGCAGCCGCGGCGTATGTCGAGCGCCTGCGCTCGGATAATCGCTACCTCCGCGACGTCTACTGA